In a single window of the Arachis hypogaea cultivar Tifrunner chromosome 6, arahy.Tifrunner.gnm2.J5K5, whole genome shotgun sequence genome:
- the LOC112695628 gene encoding transcription factor PIF3, protein MMPLHELYRKAKEKLDCSKEINSTSATDHSTAPESDFYELVWENGQISMQGQSSSRGRKSPTCKSLTSHCPKGLQHRDVVGYGNGTNNVNMMRMGKFGDSESGLNEIRMPAPSAEDEDVIHWLNYGMDESLPHDYGSDFIHELSGVTMHEIPPLNNLSLLDKRSNSNQLLRDSHKNYARHAFGSEQGILNKDFSVMAKGEIEIPRPKPSTSQFCQPSSYQCQGSFASVRSKASEITENNGSNPTHQVPCGELAQIFPSASSGFSGLKLDKQDQVMCSSSSTIMNFSHFARPAAIVKANLQNIGLSSSRSDGIENKNNDASATASNPPELTKAGFSGEHPKQSAVHELKIVEPSKADLKQLEPSKADLKQLEPKSLEVNATVLRQSDPARKEDVSKIYQSSNLLLCESTNKGEEAVVKNMEPAVASSSVCSGNGAERISGNPNQSLKRKRQETEDSECHSEDVEEESVGVKKAGPTRGVKRSRSAEVHNLSERRRRDRINEKMRALQDLIPNCNKVDKASMLDEAIEYLKTLQLQVQIMSMGAGLYMPPMMLPAGMQHMHPPMASFSPMGVGMQMGLGMGYGMGMPDMNGGPSRFPMIQVPQMHRTHPPAAPMPGPSALHGMGRSNPPVFGLPSQGLPIPTMPRAPMFSYPGEPVANSPALQPNACGTAGLTETENPASASNQKDPMPIMQNTNGCNSTSQTTKQCEAAAAGRIEPSASQANDGRAVDATRKDNLVTDKFD, encoded by the exons ATGATGCCTTTGCATGAGTTGTACCGCAAGGCCAAGGAGAAGCTTGATTGTTCTAAAGAGATCAATAGCACAAGTGCAACTGATCATTCAACCGC ACCAGAGAGTGATTTCTATGAACTTGTTTGGGAAAATGGTCAGATTTCAATGCAGGGTCAGTCAAGTAGTAGAGGTAGAAAGAGTCCAACTTGTAAGAGTTTAACATCTCATTGTCCCAAGGGTCTTCAACATAGGGATGTAGTGGGATATGGTAATGGTACCAATAATGTTAATATGATGAGGATGGGGAAGTTTGGGGATTCAGAAAGTGGACTGAATGAGATTAGAATGCCGGCTCCATCTGCTGAAGACGAAGACGTGATACATTGGTTGAATTATGGAATGGATGAATCTTTGCCACATGACTATGGTTCTGATTTCATACATGAACTCTCTGGGGTCACCATGCATGAAATCCCTCCCTTAAATAACCTCTCTTTGTTGGACAAAAGAAGCAATTCCAATCAGTTACTTAGGGACTCTCACAAGAACTATGCACGCCATGCTTTTGGTTCAGAACAAGGGATCCTTAACAAGGACTTTTCGGTTATGGCTAAAGGAGAGATTGAGATCCCTAGACCCAAACCTAGTACAAGTCAATTTTGCCAACCATCATCATATCAATGTCAAGGATCATTTGCATCTGTTAGGTCCAAAGCATCAGAGATAACAGAGAATAATGGTAGTAACCCTACTCATCAAGTACCTTGTGGGGAACTGGCTCAGATTTTCCCATCTGCTTCAAGTGGTTTTTCTGGGTTAAAGTTGGATAAGCAAGATCAGGTTATGTGCAGCAGTAGTTCCACTATAATGAACTTCTCCCATTTCGCTAGACCTGCTGCTATTGTGAAGGCTAATCTTCAGAACATTGGGTTGTCTTCATCAAGATCAGATggtattgaaaacaaaaataacgaTGCTTCTGCGACCGCAAGCAATCCTCCTGAATTAACAAAAGCTGGTTTTAGTGGCGAACATCCGAAACAATCCGCTGTGCACGAGCTGAAGATTGTGGAGCCTTCTAAGGCTGATTTGAAGCAATTGGAGCCCTCTAAGGCTGATTTGAAGCAATTGGAGCCAAAATCTCTTGAAGTGAATGCTACTGTTTTGAGGCAATCTGATCCTGCTCGAAAAGAAGATGTGTCAAAGATTTATCAAAGTTCCAATCTACTTCTTTGTGAAAGTACCAATAAAGGAGAGGAAGCTGTTGTAAAAAATATGGAGCCTGCAGTAGCCTCTTCATCCGTTTGCTCTGGCAATGGCGCAGAGAGAATTTCGGGCAACCCAAACCAAAGTTTGAAGCGAAAAAGACAAGAAACAGAGGACTCTGAGTGCCACAGTGAA GATGTTGAGGAAGAATCAGTGGGTGTTAAAAAGGCAGGTCCAACACGAGGTGTTAAGAGAAGTCGTTCAGCCGAAGTGCATAATCTATCTGAAAGG AGGCGAAGAGACAGGATCAATGAGAAGATGCGTGCATTGCAAGATCTCATACCAAACTGCAATAAg GTGGACAAAGCTTCAATGCTGGACGAGGCAATCGAGTATCTCAAAACACTTCAACTCCAAGTTCAA ATTATGTCAATGGGAGCTGGTTTGTATATGCCTCCAATGATGTTACCTGCAGGAATGCAGCACATGCATCCACCAATGGCTTCCTTTTCTCCGATGGGCGTTGGCATGCAGATGGGGTTGGGAATGGGTTATGGAATGGGTATGCCTGACATGAATGGTGGACCTTCTAGATTCCCAATGATTCAGGTGCCCCAAATGCACAGAACTCATCCTCCGGCCGCACCTATGCCCGGACCCTCTGCATTACATGGGATGGGAAGATCAAATCCTCCAGTGTTTGGCCTGCCTAGCCAGGGACTTCCAATTCCAACTATGCCGCGTGCTCCAATGTTTTCTTATCCAGGAGAGCCTGTTGCAAACTCACCAGCCTTACAACCAAATGCTTGTGGAACAGCAGGACTTACGGAAACTGAGAATCCAGCTTCAGCATCTAACCAAAAGGATCCAATGCCAATTATGCAGAACACCAATGGTTGTAACTCGACGAGTCAGACTACAAAACAG TGTGAAGCAGCAGCAGCTGGCAGGATTGAACCCTCTGCCTCTCAGGCTAACGACGGCAGAGCTGTGGATGCCACGAGAAAAGATAACCTTGTGACTGATAAATTCGACTAG